From a region of the Roseivirga sp. 4D4 genome:
- a CDS encoding FtsX-like permease family protein — MKKRNSPPKWADKFLEWYCDKSLVNEIQGDLHEIYHLRAEKIGPVRAQLLFVWEVIRSFKSANIKKTSRYKNLNYFNMLRNNYRVSMRNLVKNKFYSLIKISGLAIGLASVILISSFVFNELTYDQFHANADNIYRFSEIFSNEEGVVEEKSASIPFPFGPTFSVDYPDIITTRLYQTFQKVPLMTYREEEKSFYEDKLFFTDSTFFDIFSFELIQGDRETALDNPRSLIITESMAKKYFGNESAMGKTIHFENKLPLIITGIAKDVPVNSHFHFDFLSTLLSIDEVFEATGNRFGDKGWYWNPCHTYAKVPPGFTQAQLQTYIDEFIPKHFPQSMAPFLEFPMQRLTDIHLKSQLYQEIEVNRDYKSIYIAIAIAVFIIIIAVINFMNLSAARSSQRAKEVAVRKVMGSSKRQLLDQFLTESLLTSLISLIIAIGLVAMLIQPFEQITNSPVNLSILLSPLFITVVIAFTMLIGLIAGVYPAFLVTSFKPVDALKIGNVKLTGKKSPWIWKSLVIFQFATSIILIIGAIVVNQQHLFLLNKDMGFTKEQVVMVPIRGTSIKRQSEEFKAELFKNSSVVSASAMSDILGNDVPLRPFRFEGQQKSQNIPGLFADFDFVKTFDLKIKEGRDFSIDLETDKEAFLINESAANQWDSAAWEGKHIGWARKGRPVIGVVEDFHFADLKQEIRPLVITYSPGWYAYMAIRIRPENIFQSIEDLEATWNQFEPDRPFTPFFLDDRLNQIYESERKISQMVGYFSVISIFLAALGLLGLTNYSTLLRVKEIGVRKVLGASVFSILKLLSKDYALLVIIANLIAWPAAWYFSREWLANFTFKIDLNLWIFVLAGVASLFLSIVTICFQGLKTALVNPSTSLRSE; from the coding sequence GACCTGCATGAAATCTACCATTTAAGAGCTGAGAAAATTGGGCCGGTCAGGGCTCAATTGCTCTTTGTCTGGGAGGTTATCAGGTCCTTCAAATCGGCTAACATAAAGAAAACTAGTAGGTACAAAAACTTAAACTATTTCAACATGCTTAGGAACAACTATAGGGTTTCAATGCGAAACCTAGTCAAGAACAAGTTCTATTCTCTCATCAAGATCTCAGGACTGGCCATTGGCCTAGCCTCCGTTATTTTGATTAGCTCTTTCGTATTCAATGAGCTGACTTACGATCAGTTTCATGCGAATGCCGACAATATCTATCGCTTCTCCGAAATCTTCAGCAATGAGGAAGGCGTGGTCGAAGAAAAATCAGCGAGTATCCCCTTCCCTTTTGGTCCAACATTCTCAGTTGACTACCCCGACATTATCACCACACGTTTGTATCAGACCTTCCAGAAGGTACCTCTAATGACCTATCGTGAGGAAGAAAAATCTTTTTATGAAGACAAGCTCTTCTTCACCGACTCTACCTTCTTTGATATCTTTTCTTTTGAGCTTATACAAGGCGATCGTGAAACAGCTCTTGATAACCCAAGGTCTTTGATCATTACCGAAAGTATGGCCAAAAAGTACTTTGGCAATGAATCAGCCATGGGCAAGACTATTCATTTCGAGAACAAACTTCCATTGATCATTACTGGAATTGCCAAAGACGTTCCTGTTAATTCTCACTTTCATTTTGATTTTCTTTCAACCCTACTGAGCATCGATGAGGTATTTGAGGCAACCGGCAATCGGTTTGGAGACAAGGGATGGTATTGGAACCCTTGCCATACTTATGCCAAGGTACCTCCAGGATTCACACAAGCTCAACTTCAGACCTATATTGATGAATTTATACCCAAGCACTTTCCTCAAAGCATGGCTCCTTTTCTGGAATTCCCTATGCAGCGCCTCACAGATATCCATTTGAAGTCACAGCTCTATCAGGAAATTGAGGTGAATCGTGACTATAAGTCAATTTACATCGCCATTGCCATTGCTGTTTTTATCATCATTATCGCGGTCATCAATTTCATGAACCTGAGTGCTGCACGATCATCTCAACGCGCCAAAGAAGTAGCAGTCAGAAAAGTGATGGGGTCAAGCAAAAGACAGTTATTGGATCAGTTCCTGACTGAATCTCTGTTGACAAGCTTAATCTCTTTAATCATAGCCATAGGACTCGTAGCAATGCTGATTCAACCCTTCGAGCAAATCACAAACTCTCCTGTGAATCTGTCTATTCTGCTAAGCCCGCTTTTCATTACAGTGGTAATTGCATTCACTATGCTCATCGGCTTAATCGCAGGCGTCTACCCTGCATTTTTGGTCACTTCATTTAAACCTGTGGACGCCTTGAAAATTGGCAACGTAAAGCTCACTGGCAAAAAATCTCCATGGATATGGAAGAGCCTGGTGATCTTTCAGTTTGCCACTTCTATTATTCTGATCATTGGTGCCATAGTAGTAAACCAACAGCATCTCTTCCTACTCAACAAAGACATGGGTTTTACTAAGGAACAAGTTGTGATGGTTCCGATTAGAGGCACGAGCATTAAACGCCAATCGGAAGAATTCAAAGCAGAGCTATTCAAAAACAGTTCGGTTGTTAGCGCCTCTGCTATGTCTGATATATTGGGCAATGATGTACCACTCAGGCCTTTCCGATTTGAAGGTCAACAGAAATCACAAAACATCCCTGGCCTATTTGCTGATTTTGACTTTGTTAAAACCTTTGATTTGAAGATTAAGGAAGGGCGGGATTTCTCTATTGACCTGGAAACTGACAAAGAAGCCTTTTTGATCAATGAGTCTGCAGCTAACCAATGGGACAGCGCAGCCTGGGAGGGCAAGCATATAGGCTGGGCTCGAAAAGGAAGGCCGGTTATCGGAGTAGTCGAAGACTTTCACTTTGCAGACTTAAAGCAGGAAATCAGACCGCTTGTCATCACCTACAGTCCGGGCTGGTATGCCTATATGGCCATCAGGATACGTCCTGAGAACATCTTCCAATCCATAGAGGACCTTGAAGCCACATGGAATCAATTCGAACCAGATCGTCCTTTTACCCCTTTCTTTCTGGACGATCGCCTGAATCAGATATATGAAAGTGAGCGAAAAATCAGTCAAATGGTGGGCTACTTCTCCGTGATTTCGATTTTCCTTGCCGCCCTTGGTCTCCTGGGCTTGACAAACTATTCCACTCTGCTACGTGTGAAAGAGATTGGAGTGCGGAAAGTCCTTGGTGCCTCTGTTTTCAGCATATTGAAATTGCTATCTAAAGACTATGCCCTATTGGTGATTATCGCCAACCTGATTGCATGGCCGGCAGCCTGGTATTTTTCTCGAGAATGGCTTGCCAATTTCACCTTCAAAATCGATTTGAACCTATGGATCTTTGTATTAGCTGGAGTGGCCTCGCTATTCCTTTCCATAGTTACCATTTGTTTCCAAGGCCTTAAAACAGCCTTGGTTAATCCATCTACCTCTTTAAGAAGCGAATAA
- a CDS encoding formylglycine-generating enzyme family protein, translating to MKKLIIILLLAPISSFANDISVSQITWKKATHEVTFNLSWKNGWKNNRNHDAAWVFLKVKSSGSGYQHVKLSTNGHTVRSQNNSPQSRVVVPSDRVGSFIEPASQYRGDMNLNVTLKVDASSLEGLNANASIEVFALEMVYIPEGGFTLGDPDPLALSFASFYKSDDQGNPNGLYKIQSEDQTIEIGPSNNKLYHKSGRQPQYTGDRTGTVPSTFPKGVQPYYMMKYETSQGFYTSFLNSLPSDLAESLSPHKTEKYYEGRGSIQLVSGTYKTENPDRPCNYITWDDGAALADWAGLRPMTELEFTKAARGPETPLAHEFPWGTDNTNDLARFVDLDDNLKLRDGKTEEGLTNDTRHVYGASYYWVMDLAGSLWEKCVTIGHPIGRNFKGTHGDGVISENGSATNEDWPKGIAEEGGYGYRGGGYYQHDMKFGDFNPHSPIAYRPYGSWAGGKRSIAYSQRYVRTASGN from the coding sequence ATGAAAAAACTGATTATCATATTACTCCTTGCCCCCATTAGTTCCTTTGCCAATGACATCTCTGTCAGTCAGATCACCTGGAAGAAAGCAACTCATGAAGTGACATTCAATTTATCATGGAAAAACGGCTGGAAGAATAACAGAAACCATGATGCCGCCTGGGTATTCCTTAAGGTCAAATCCTCAGGTTCTGGATATCAACATGTAAAACTCTCTACCAACGGTCATACCGTTAGAAGTCAGAACAATAGCCCTCAATCCCGTGTGGTTGTTCCTTCAGATCGGGTCGGTAGTTTTATAGAACCAGCAAGCCAATATCGAGGTGATATGAACCTGAATGTCACTTTAAAAGTAGATGCTAGCTCACTGGAAGGCCTAAATGCCAATGCATCCATAGAAGTTTTTGCGTTGGAAATGGTTTATATTCCGGAAGGAGGCTTTACCCTTGGAGATCCCGATCCATTAGCACTGAGCTTCGCTTCCTTCTATAAATCGGATGACCAGGGAAACCCGAATGGCTTATATAAAATCCAATCTGAGGATCAGACCATTGAAATCGGTCCTTCAAATAATAAGCTCTATCATAAGTCTGGACGACAACCACAATATACGGGAGATAGAACAGGTACAGTCCCTTCCACCTTTCCAAAGGGAGTACAACCCTATTATATGATGAAGTATGAAACCTCTCAGGGCTTCTATACCAGCTTTTTAAACAGCCTACCATCAGACCTCGCTGAATCATTAAGTCCACATAAGACCGAGAAATATTATGAAGGCCGTGGTAGCATACAATTGGTATCAGGTACCTATAAGACGGAAAATCCAGACAGACCTTGTAACTACATCACTTGGGATGATGGTGCAGCTCTTGCCGACTGGGCTGGTTTAAGGCCCATGACCGAATTGGAGTTTACAAAGGCTGCCAGAGGTCCAGAAACGCCCTTGGCACATGAATTCCCTTGGGGAACAGACAACACCAATGACCTGGCAAGATTCGTGGATCTGGACGATAACCTAAAACTCAGAGATGGAAAAACCGAAGAAGGTTTGACCAATGACACTCGTCATGTATATGGTGCATCCTACTACTGGGTAATGGACCTGGCTGGAAGTTTATGGGAGAAATGCGTAACGATCGGTCATCCGATAGGTAGAAACTTCAAAGGAACGCACGGTGATGGTGTCATCAGCGAAAACGGAAGTGCTACAAACGAAGATTGGCCCAAAGGCATTGCCGAAGAGGGTGGTTATGGTTATCGAGGAGGCGGATACTATCAGCACGACATGAAGTTTGGTGATTTCAACCCACATAGTCCTATCGCCTATCGACCTTATGGCAGCTGGGCTGGTGGAAAAAGGTCAATCGCCTATAGCCAGCGCTATGTGAGAACTGCATCAGGAAATTAA
- a CDS encoding GNAT family N-acetyltransferase, protein MEYNILEKASETKGSFYIEENGEVMAEMTYSIAGPERIIIDHTEVSEALRGKGAGVQLVAYAVEFVRQKGIKMLPLCPFAKATLLRHPEWKDVW, encoded by the coding sequence ATGGAATACAATATACTGGAGAAAGCAAGCGAAACCAAAGGGAGCTTTTACATCGAAGAGAATGGTGAAGTCATGGCTGAAATGACTTACTCTATTGCAGGGCCTGAAAGAATTATCATTGACCATACAGAGGTGAGCGAAGCATTACGTGGCAAAGGAGCAGGGGTCCAACTCGTTGCATATGCAGTTGAATTTGTAAGACAAAAAGGCATTAAAATGCTTCCGCTTTGTCCGTTTGCTAAAGCCACTTTACTGCGCCATCCTGAATGGAAGGACGTTTGGTAG
- a CDS encoding DUF6134 family protein: MRANIQFFTKFPRLSALLSVAVIGLLLNTTAYGQTLIYDAYIRGDNVGEMKVIREVNDEATKITVDTHIEAHMIVKITVDFKSSSTYMNNKLLIGEAESRTNGHLKSSVHTTFKDQHYELNKDGKISKLNRNDLVGADYYYFEVPDNGTESYALATGGMLEMVRKDQNSFYFEHDKKKELHTFKNGVLQELEISHRLYTITFKLRD, translated from the coding sequence ATGAGAGCAAACATACAATTCTTCACAAAGTTTCCAAGACTGTCTGCTTTGTTATCAGTCGCTGTTATTGGTCTTTTGCTCAACACTACGGCTTATGGGCAAACGCTTATCTATGACGCCTATATTCGAGGCGATAATGTGGGTGAAATGAAAGTCATTAGGGAAGTGAATGATGAGGCCACGAAAATTACGGTGGACACCCACATAGAAGCCCATATGATCGTTAAGATCACGGTTGATTTTAAGAGTAGTTCGACCTATATGAATAACAAATTGCTTATCGGAGAAGCTGAGTCACGGACAAACGGACATTTAAAGTCTTCGGTACACACCACCTTTAAAGATCAACACTACGAGCTGAATAAAGACGGTAAGATCTCAAAGCTCAACCGAAACGACTTGGTTGGTGCTGACTATTATTACTTTGAAGTACCTGATAATGGTACTGAATCCTATGCCCTGGCCACTGGTGGTATGCTAGAAATGGTTCGCAAGGACCAAAACAGCTTCTATTTTGAACATGATAAAAAGAAAGAACTCCACACTTTTAAGAATGGTGTACTTCAGGAACTAGAGATTAGTCATCGACTTTATACCATTACTTTTAAGCTCAGAGATTAG
- a CDS encoding helix-turn-helix domain-containing protein, producing the protein MNVICLDEPAFYELIEQVVERLSEKQSTPKDKWIDGEEAMRMLRITSSSTLQKYRDEGKIRFSQPNKRFILYDRESINEFLDKNAKDTF; encoded by the coding sequence ATGAACGTCATTTGCTTAGATGAACCTGCTTTTTACGAGTTGATTGAACAAGTCGTAGAGCGTCTTAGTGAGAAGCAAAGCACCCCAAAGGACAAATGGATTGATGGTGAAGAAGCGATGCGCATGCTACGCATTACTTCTTCTTCTACCCTTCAGAAATATCGTGATGAAGGCAAGATAAGATTCTCACAACCCAATAAGAGATTCATTCTTTATGACCGAGAGTCTATTAACGAATTCTTAGACAAAAATGCCAAAGACACTTTTTAG
- a CDS encoding type IV secretory system conjugative DNA transfer family protein → MSLFKQSSTKDSDHHNDFESILDQELYTVPGTKTKITWADAIEATLVLGSTGSGKTSGPAQYAGKAMLSKGWGMCILCAKPEEKDRWVRYAEQTGRSKDLVIFNKDSDLNFNFLQYELDRTGDGAGEMINMVNILMNLNEQNRIHQSGGDGKEEKFWDNSLRRLISRSIMLLILAGKEVSIHNMRKLVSGCFRSDDFKVYNEIINLISNDEVDPKLRKQAVHDLETWIQASFFLDVYHKVNLKDFESPTKTEEARFVLDYWSKEFPNISERTQSIIIESYNGVIEPWFGSGILQEKFSGGLSDELWPEDIIKRNSIVVIDYPLKEYGLAGIYAASIYKTAFQAAMERRDIKRETNPKPVGLIIDEYQSFVSPLTDSLFQVTARSSWVACLYITQNINNIHFVMGSTNPLPKAKSLLGNLNLKYFCSQSDFDTNKWASEMIGQHLSIVERVSMDPKKQLSKSKNQQLMDRISPDEFTKLKTGRKANKFIVEAVVFKAGKTWGKNEENYSIVRFDQRI, encoded by the coding sequence ATGTCACTATTCAAGCAATCATCTACCAAAGACAGTGATCACCACAACGACTTTGAATCCATCCTAGATCAAGAACTCTACACAGTTCCGGGTACTAAAACGAAAATCACTTGGGCTGATGCAATAGAAGCCACTTTAGTCCTAGGCAGTACGGGTAGTGGAAAAACTAGCGGCCCAGCTCAGTATGCTGGAAAAGCCATGCTATCAAAAGGCTGGGGTATGTGCATTCTGTGCGCCAAACCTGAAGAAAAAGACCGCTGGGTTCGCTATGCCGAACAGACAGGCCGAAGTAAAGACCTTGTGATCTTTAACAAGGACAGCGATTTAAATTTCAATTTCTTGCAATATGAGCTAGATCGCACAGGTGATGGTGCAGGTGAAATGATCAATATGGTTAATATATTGATGAACCTCAATGAGCAAAACCGTATTCATCAATCTGGTGGTGATGGTAAAGAAGAGAAATTTTGGGATAACTCCCTGCGCCGCCTTATCAGTCGGTCTATTATGCTTCTAATTCTCGCAGGAAAAGAAGTGAGCATTCACAACATGCGCAAACTTGTTTCCGGGTGCTTCAGGTCTGATGACTTTAAGGTCTATAACGAGATCATTAATCTAATAAGCAATGACGAAGTTGATCCAAAGCTTCGAAAGCAAGCTGTTCATGACCTGGAGACCTGGATACAGGCAAGTTTTTTTCTCGATGTCTATCATAAAGTCAATCTCAAAGATTTTGAATCCCCTACTAAGACGGAAGAAGCACGCTTCGTTCTTGACTATTGGAGCAAAGAATTTCCAAATATCTCTGAAAGGACTCAAAGTATAATTATTGAAAGCTATAATGGAGTTATCGAGCCTTGGTTTGGTTCTGGCATTCTTCAAGAGAAATTTTCAGGAGGGTTAAGTGATGAACTCTGGCCAGAAGACATTATCAAGAGGAACTCCATTGTGGTAATTGACTATCCCCTCAAAGAATATGGCCTTGCTGGTATTTATGCCGCTTCAATCTACAAAACTGCTTTTCAGGCAGCAATGGAGCGCAGAGACATCAAGAGAGAGACAAATCCAAAACCTGTAGGGTTGATTATAGACGAATATCAGAGCTTCGTTAGCCCCCTAACAGATAGTTTGTTTCAAGTCACTGCGAGGAGTTCTTGGGTGGCCTGTCTGTATATCACCCAAAACATCAACAACATTCATTTTGTCATGGGAAGCACCAACCCTTTGCCAAAAGCAAAAAGTTTATTGGGAAACCTAAACTTAAAATACTTTTGCTCTCAATCTGATTTTGACACCAACAAATGGGCTTCCGAAATGATCGGGCAGCACTTGTCAATTGTAGAGCGTGTCAGCATGGATCCAAAAAAACAGCTTTCAAAATCCAAAAACCAGCAGTTGATGGATCGCATTTCACCTGATGAATTTACCAAACTCAAAACAGGCAGAAAGGCAAACAAGTTTATTGTTGAAGCTGTTGTCTTTAAGGCAGGTAAAACTTGGGGGAAGAATGAAGAAAACTATTCGATTGTGAGGTTTGATCAGAGAATTTAG
- a CDS encoding recombinase family protein yields MAKKKGNQKKLRSDTGSDMLNRVVGLNEILKSEPVDPFIALAPSLAEKKGDKLLDFVEDESDKKQLKNVIDLLEKEHPETQGIWAHLIESGIKSDFQAVATVLNELRGKLKTGYDPAEFNRLKADQFAINMGKHLEAVRKDGKSTMRDIADRFNELQIPSFHNKTWSHSTVMKLLHRRRDMGLE; encoded by the coding sequence ATGGCTAAGAAGAAGGGAAATCAAAAAAAGTTGCGATCCGATACTGGTTCTGATATGTTAAATCGGGTTGTCGGACTGAATGAAATTTTGAAATCTGAGCCAGTCGACCCATTTATTGCATTGGCACCGAGCTTAGCTGAGAAAAAGGGAGACAAGCTTTTGGATTTTGTCGAAGATGAATCTGACAAAAAGCAGCTTAAGAACGTTATTGATTTGCTTGAAAAGGAACATCCGGAAACGCAAGGAATTTGGGCGCACCTAATAGAATCTGGTATTAAATCAGATTTTCAGGCTGTTGCCACAGTTTTAAATGAACTGCGAGGAAAACTTAAGACAGGTTATGACCCGGCAGAGTTTAATAGGCTTAAAGCTGATCAATTCGCGATCAATATGGGTAAACATCTAGAAGCTGTTAGGAAGGATGGTAAGTCAACTATGCGAGATATTGCTGATCGTTTTAACGAGTTGCAGATTCCTTCATTTCATAATAAGACTTGGAGTCATTCTACAGTTATGAAACTGCTTCATAGAAGGCGAGATATGGGCTTGGAATAA
- the mobF gene encoding MobF family relaxase → MYRIHNSYNGEAAVIYFDQGLSKEGQNEGHYYIDQEVIAHWKGETAKHLEIYGQEVTKENFTKLVNKLHPKTDADLCVRRVENSRAGFDNVFSAPKSASILSALTQDPVLLESHQKGYTAAAEAIEKTIQSQANTQYGRFFDTTGNHIYAAFDHFLSRPTEMEVDGKVMLISDPQLHSHLYMPNITWHEENQRYQALEIRNIYQRATYFEAVYHSVFSHALSQAGYSIVRTPDRWEIRGADSRDLIDRFSNRTTHIEKIAKEQGIIDAKAKAELGAKTRKSKSSAKLSDQELYKHWKDRLTPAEFEALQQLKGGKFATDKPISPKDAIDLSLQHHLQRNSTVPKHKVLATALSYGYGTLLPNDVEQALAKKDDILSTEIETIPIITTREMVMLEDKVFDLTTKGKGQFKPLNEDYKPKHDFLNEQQLSAIDLILKDSRDFVTVLEGRAGVGKSTLMTEVRSGIHEGGSSLFAVSTTARTSHDVLRKKGFESDTISALLTNPKLQEKLTNSTLFIEEGGQVDLRKGLQLLQLANKHGGRVIVGGDTRQHGAIDAGNFLKSLKNAGVKTATVTENVRQKTEDYRKAVDKLGRGHTLEGYQALDKMGAIQEIPDHEKRFDEIAKEYVKSIKAKRSALIVSPTHFEIGLLTGRVREELKKEGRITGKERTFNTLKNLSLTDAKKKDLVSYQDNQVLRFTKNSKGGFKAGSHYEVLPFKENKDIKIRNLKTGDVHPLPNDLYDRYEVYRKTESDLAKGDLIKITCNSKSNEGSKINNGNRYTITGFTKSGDIKLGANRTIPKDIQHITTAYVETSYSSQGRDVQDTIVSMSELSFQAAGQEQFYVSVSRGTHTIKIMTDSKEELKKSIVRSSEEPTAREVADDHGRRLLQQKQRAHHKSLNEKLREHGKAKRQEKSPKRDIPGIKHERD, encoded by the coding sequence GTGTATAGAATTCACAATTCATACAACGGAGAAGCCGCTGTCATTTATTTTGATCAGGGGCTGTCCAAAGAGGGACAAAATGAAGGCCACTATTATATAGACCAAGAAGTTATTGCGCATTGGAAAGGTGAAACCGCAAAACACCTAGAAATATATGGACAAGAAGTCACAAAGGAGAATTTTACTAAGCTGGTCAATAAGCTTCACCCCAAAACAGACGCAGATTTATGTGTCCGTAGAGTAGAAAATTCTAGAGCTGGTTTTGACAATGTTTTTTCTGCGCCAAAGAGCGCGTCAATTTTAAGCGCTCTTACACAGGACCCCGTTTTGCTTGAAAGTCATCAAAAAGGTTATACAGCCGCTGCCGAAGCTATCGAAAAGACTATACAGAGCCAAGCCAACACACAATATGGTCGCTTCTTCGATACCACAGGTAATCATATTTATGCCGCCTTTGATCACTTCTTAAGTAGACCAACAGAAATGGAAGTTGACGGGAAAGTGATGCTCATAAGCGATCCTCAACTGCACTCTCATTTATACATGCCCAATATCACCTGGCACGAAGAAAACCAAAGATATCAGGCCCTCGAGATACGTAACATATACCAAAGGGCGACCTATTTTGAAGCGGTCTACCATTCCGTATTTTCACACGCACTTTCACAAGCAGGCTACTCTATAGTCCGCACGCCTGATCGTTGGGAAATACGAGGGGCCGACTCCAGAGATTTAATCGACAGGTTTTCGAACAGGACAACTCACATTGAGAAAATAGCAAAAGAACAAGGCATAATTGATGCTAAAGCAAAGGCAGAACTAGGTGCAAAGACGAGAAAGTCAAAAAGTTCTGCCAAACTCAGTGACCAAGAACTCTACAAACACTGGAAAGACAGATTGACTCCAGCCGAATTTGAAGCCCTTCAACAATTAAAGGGGGGCAAATTCGCGACAGACAAGCCTATATCTCCAAAGGATGCGATAGACTTATCGCTGCAGCACCATCTTCAGAGGAACTCGACTGTACCCAAACACAAAGTATTAGCAACGGCACTTTCTTACGGTTATGGCACCCTACTCCCAAATGATGTAGAGCAAGCACTAGCAAAAAAAGACGATATCCTCAGCACAGAAATTGAAACAATACCAATCATAACAACAAGAGAAATGGTCATGCTTGAGGATAAAGTATTCGATTTGACCACTAAAGGGAAAGGCCAATTCAAACCACTCAATGAGGATTACAAACCCAAGCATGACTTTTTAAACGAGCAGCAATTGAGTGCGATTGATTTGATCTTAAAAGATTCACGTGATTTTGTTACCGTTTTGGAGGGCCGAGCTGGTGTTGGAAAAAGCACTCTGATGACTGAAGTTCGTAGCGGAATACATGAAGGAGGTTCATCGCTTTTTGCGGTCTCGACAACTGCCCGTACTAGCCACGATGTATTGCGAAAAAAAGGCTTCGAATCCGACACGATCAGTGCCCTTTTAACAAACCCAAAATTGCAAGAAAAGCTTACCAATAGCACTTTGTTCATTGAGGAAGGTGGACAAGTTGATTTGCGAAAAGGGCTTCAACTATTACAACTTGCGAATAAACATGGAGGACGCGTAATAGTCGGTGGAGACACACGACAACACGGTGCAATTGATGCCGGAAACTTTCTAAAATCTTTGAAAAACGCAGGAGTTAAAACGGCAACCGTAACTGAGAACGTCAGACAAAAAACTGAAGACTACCGTAAGGCGGTAGACAAATTAGGGCGTGGCCACACCTTAGAGGGTTATCAAGCACTTGATAAAATGGGAGCCATCCAGGAAATCCCGGATCATGAAAAACGCTTTGATGAAATTGCCAAAGAATACGTGAAATCTATCAAAGCAAAACGAAGTGCTTTGATTGTTTCTCCAACCCATTTTGAGATTGGATTGTTAACTGGGCGAGTACGTGAAGAGCTAAAAAAAGAAGGCCGAATTACCGGCAAAGAAAGAACTTTTAATACCCTCAAGAACCTGTCTTTAACCGATGCCAAGAAAAAAGATCTGGTGAGTTATCAGGACAATCAAGTATTGCGATTCACCAAGAATTCAAAAGGTGGTTTTAAGGCAGGTTCTCATTATGAGGTTCTACCTTTTAAAGAAAACAAAGACATCAAAATACGGAATTTAAAAACCGGAGATGTGCACCCCTTGCCGAATGACCTATACGACAGATATGAAGTTTATCGAAAGACGGAATCTGACTTGGCCAAAGGCGATTTGATAAAAATAACCTGCAATTCAAAATCAAATGAAGGCTCCAAAATCAACAATGGTAACAGGTACACCATTACAGGATTCACCAAATCAGGTGATATCAAATTAGGCGCAAACAGAACCATACCTAAAGATATTCAGCACATCACCACGGCCTATGTAGAGACATCATATAGTTCTCAAGGTCGGGACGTTCAGGACACGATAGTCAGCATGTCAGAGCTAAGTTTTCAGGCCGCAGGTCAGGAGCAGTTCTACGTGTCTGTAAGTCGTGGCACCCATACCATAAAGATTATGACTGACAGCAAAGAGGAATTAAAGAAAAGCATTGTCCGAAGTAGTGAAGAACCAACGGCACGAGAAGTCGCGGATGATCATGGGCGCAGATTATTGCAGCAAAAACAGCGCGCACATCACAAATCCTTAAACGAGAAATTAAGAGAACATGGAAAAGCCAAACGACAGGAAAAATCCCCTAAACGGGACATTCCAGGTATCAAGCATGAGCGCGACTAA